A region of Vitis riparia cultivar Riparia Gloire de Montpellier isolate 1030 chromosome 12, EGFV_Vit.rip_1.0, whole genome shotgun sequence DNA encodes the following proteins:
- the LOC117925821 gene encoding protein NUCLEAR FUSION DEFECTIVE 6, chloroplastic/mitochondrial-like isoform X5: protein MATTTAGFAARSIFRSTSVRNAAARVASEAKAARSPLRISGNKPLSNRIFRCPVELSCVETMVPFHTATASALMTSMLSISRRGYGWLPEGL from the exons ATGGCCACCACCACCGCCGGCTTCGCCGCCAGATCCATTTTTCGTTCCACCTCCGTCAGGAACGCGGCGGCGAGAGTCGCCTCCGAAGCCAAAGCTGCTCGTTCTCCACTACGCATCTCCGGCAATAAGCCTCTTTCCAATCGCATTTTCAG GTGTCCTGTTGAACTGAGTTGCGTGGAAACAATGGTGCCGTTCCACACTGCAACTGCTTCGGCATTGATGACTTCGATGCTCTCCATCTCTCGCCGCGGTTACGGTTGGCTTCCAGAAG GCCTGTAA
- the LOC117927179 gene encoding nicotianamine aminotransferase 1-like codes for MENGSKKRWGFQGHQELNMAAAVTIRGVLGKVMSNLSEEDKRPVIPLGHGDPSAFPCFRTTPVAEDAIADAVRSAKFNSYAPTVGLLPARRAVAEYLSRDLPYQLSPDDIYLTIGCTQAIEIMIRVLARPGANILLPRPGFPFYEARAAADNLEVRHFDLLPEQGWEVDLEAVKALADENTVAIVIVNPGNPSGSVFTYEHLKKVAETARNLGIMVISDEVYGHLAFGSKPFVPMGVFGSIVPIVTVGSISKRWVVPGWRLGWLVTNDLNGILHKSGVVESIISCLNISSDPATFIQGAVPEILEKTKEDFFSNTISILRECADIIHERIKDIPCITCPQKPEGSMFVMVKLNLSLLEDIDDDVEFCTKLSKEESVIVLPGVSVGMKNWLRVTFAIDPPSLEDGLGRIKAFYQRHAKKE; via the exons ATGGAGAATGGATCAAAGAAGAGATGGGGTTTCCAAGGACACCAAGAGCTGAATATGGCAGCCGCCGTCACCATAAGAGGAGTTCTAGGCAAAGTTATGTCAAATCTCAGTGAAGAAGATAAAAGGCCTGTTATTCCTCTTGGCCACGGCGATCCATCGGCGTTTCCCTGTTTCCGGACTACTCCGGTGGCCGAAGACGCCATCGCTGACGCCGTCCGGTCGGCCAAGTTCAACTCGTATGCCCCCACCGTCGGTCTTCTCCCTGCCAGGAG GGCTGTTGCAGAGTATCTCTCTAGGGATCTTCCATACCAGCTATCACCAGATGATATTTATCTCACAATTGGATGTACTCAGGCAATTGAAATAATGATACGAGTACTGGCACGCCCTGGTGCCAACATTCTCCTACCTAGACCTGGCTTCCCATTCTATGAAGCCCGAGCTGCAGCTGACAATCTCGAGGTCCGCCATTTTGACCTTCTTCCAGAGCAGGGTTGGGAGGTTGATCTTGAGGCAGTCAAAGCTCTTGCAGATGAAAACACTGTTGCCATTGTTATCGTAAACCCCGGCAATCCTTCTGGCAGTGTCTTCACATATGAACACTTGAAGAAG GTTGCAGAAACGGCAAGAAATCTTGGGATTATGGTGATTTCTGATGAAGTTTACGGTCATCTTGCTTTTGGTAGTAAACCTTTTGTGCCTATGGGAGTGTTTGGATCGATTGTGCCTATCGTTACAGTTGGTTCTATATCAAAGAGATGGGTTGTTCCTGGTTGGAGACTCGGTTGGCTCGTGACAAATGACCTCAATGGCATCCTTCACAAATCTGGG GTTGTTGAGAGCATTATAAGCTGTCTCAATATTTCTTCTGATCCCGCAACTTTTATTCAG GGTGCAGTTCCAGAGATCCTGGAGAAAACAAAAGAGGATTTCTTCTCAAACACCATCAGCATACTTAGAGAATGTGCAGACATAATTCATGAGAGAATCAAGGATATCCCCTGCATTACTTGCCCGCAAAAGCCGGAAGGATCCATGTTTGTAATG GTCAAGCTGAACCTGTCTCTATTGGAAGACATTGATGATGATGTAGAGTTCTGTACGAAGCTGTCTAAAGAGGAATCAGTGATTGTCCTTCCAG GTGTATCTGTGGGAATGAAGAACTGGCTTCGGGTAACTTTTGCCATTGATCCACCTTCTCTCGAAGATGGACTTGGAAGGATCAAAGCCTTCTACCAGAGGCATGCCAAGAAGGAATAA
- the LOC117927355 gene encoding uncharacterized protein At4g28440-like, with protein METATTETVMETATTETAMTTETTETAKAAVTEKRKPVFTKVDQLKPGTGGHTLTVKVVSSKTVLQKGRSVSQHLRHTRIAECLVGDETGAIIFTARNDQVDMMKAGATVILRNAKIDMFKGSMRLAVDKWGRVEVTEDANFVVKEQNNLSLVEYELVNVLEE; from the exons ATGGAAACGGCGACTACAGAGACGGTGATGGAAACGGCGACTACGGAGACGGCGATGACAACGGAGACCACGGAGACGGCGAAGGCAGCTGTGACGGAGAAGAGGAAGCCGGTGTTCACGAAGGTGGACCAGTTGAAGCCGGGGACCGGTGGCCACACTCTGACGGTGAAGGTGGTGAGCTCTAAGACCGTGTTGCAAAAGGGCCGATCGGTGTCGCAGCATCTTCGCCACACTCGTATTGCTGAGTGTCTTGTTGGGGATGAGACTGGGGCGATCATCTTCACTGCTCGTAACGATCAAG TTGATATGATGAAGGCGGGCGCCACCGTGATTCTGCGCAATGCAAAGATTGACATGTTTAAGGGATCAATGAGGCTAGCAGTTGACAAATGGGGACGTGTTGAAGTGACCGAGGATGCTAACTTTGTAGTTAAAGAGCAGAACAATCTTTCGCTAGTTGAGTATGAACTGGTTAATGTGCTGGAAGAGTGA
- the LOC117927376 gene encoding tyrosine aminotransferase-like, which translates to MENGAAERWGFRGNQVLHKAPSITVRGVLGKVISNLNPQDRRPVITLGQGDPSAFSSFRTAPEAEEAIVDAVRSRKFNSYSPDVGVLTARRAIAEYLSADLPFKLSPDDVYLTIGCAQAIELIIKVLALPGANILLPRPGYALYEAHAAANHLEFRRFDLLPEKGWEVDLEGVKALADENTVAMVIINPGNPCGNVFTHKHLKKVAETARMLGILVIADEVYGHLVFGSKPYVPMGVFGSITPVITLGSISKRWIVPGWRLGWLVTNDPNGILCKSGVVETIASSLNICADPATFIQGAVPQIIEKTTDDFFSRIIGLLRKTADICFDGLADIPCIACPHKPEGAMSVMVNLNVSLLEDIEDDMDFCVKLSKEESVIILPGFTVGMKNWLRITFATEPPSLEDGLGRIKAFCQRHAKKQ; encoded by the exons ATGGAGAATGGGGCAGCGGAGAGATGGGGTTTCCGGGGAAACCAAGTGTTGCACAAAGCACCCTCCATCACCGTGAGGGGAGTTCTGGGCAAAGTTATATCTAATCTTAATCCACAAGATCGCAGACCTGTTATTACTCTCGGCCAAGGTGACCCATCTGCCTTTTCCTCCTTCCGGACCGCTCCGGAGGCCGAAGAGGCCATTGTCGACGCCGTCCGGTCCCGGAAATTCAACTCCTACTCCCCCGACGTCGGCGTTCTTACGGCGAGGAG gGCTATAGCGGAATATCTCTCTGCTGATCTTCCATTCAAGCTATCCCCAGATGATGTTTATCTCACAATTGGATGTGCACAAGCAATTGAACTCATAATAAAGGTCCTTGCTCTCCCCGGTGCCAACATTCTTCTCCCAAGACCTGGTTATGCGTTATATGAAGCTCATGCTGCAGCTAACCATCTGGAATTCCGTCGGTTCGATCTTCTGCCCGAGAAGGGTTGGGAGGTTGATCTGGAGGGAGTCAAAGCTCTTGCAGATGAGAACACTGTTGCTATGGTTATCATCAACCCAGGCAATCCTTGTGGCAATGTCTTCACACACAAGCATCTGAAGAAG GTGGCGGAAACTGCAAGAATGCTCGGAATTCTTGTGATTGCTGATGAAGTATATGGGCACCTTGTTTTTGGGAGTAAGCCTTATGTGCCAATGGGAGTATTTGGGTCGATTACGCCTGTTATTACACTTGGATCTATATCAAAGAGATGGATTGTTCCTGGTTGGAGACTTGGTTGGCTTGTGACAAATGATCCTAATGGCATCCTCTGCAAATCCGGG GTTGTGGAAACCATTGCGAGTTCTCTCAATATTTGTGCTGACCCTGCAACCTTCATTCAG GGGGCTGTTCCTCAAATCATTGAGAAAACAACAGATGATTTCTTCTCAAGAATTATTGGCTTACTCCGAAAAACTGCGGACATATGTTTTGATGGACTTGCAGATATCCCCTGCATTGCTTGCCCACACAAGCCAGAAGGAGCCATGTCTGTAATG GTGAATCTAAATGTGTCTCTACTAGAAGACATTGAGGATGATATGGATTTCTGTGTGAAGCTGTCTAAAGAGGAATCCGTAATTATTTTGCCCG GTTTTACTGTGGGAATGAAGAATTGGCTTCGTATAACTTTTGCCACTGAGCCTCCCTCCCTTGAAGATGGGCTTGGCAGGATCAAAGCCTTCTGCCAGAGGCATGCCAAGAAGCAGTAA
- the LOC117927377 gene encoding nicotianamine aminotransferase 1-like isoform X3, with protein MENGAAERWGFRGNQVLDKAASITVRGVLRKVISNLNPQDRRPVITLGQGDPSAFSCFRTAPEAEEAIVDAVRSREFDSYPPDVGVLSARRAIAEYLSTDLPYKLSPDDVYLTVGCGQAIELIIKVLARPGANILLPRPGYAFYEALDAANHLEFRRFDLLPEKVWEVDLEGVKALADENTVAIVIINPGNPCGNVFTHQHLKKVAETARMLGILVIADEVYGHLVFGSNPFVPMGVFGSITPVITLGSISKRWIVPGWRLGWLVTNDPNGILCKSGIVETIVSYLNICADPTSFIQGAVPQIIEKTTDDFFSRIISLLGKTADICFDGLADIPCITCPHKPEGAMSVMVKLNVSLLEDIDDDMDFCMKLSKEESVIILPGFAVGMKNWLRITFATEPPSLEDGIGRIKAFCQRHAKKQ; from the exons ATGGAGAATGGAGCAGCGGAGAGATGGGGTTTCCGGGGAAACCAAGTATTGGACAAAGCAGCCTCCATCACCGTGAGGGGAGTTCTGAGAAAAGTTATATCTAATCTCAATCCACAAGATCGCAGGCCTGTCATTACTCTTGGCCAAGGTGACCCATCTGCCTTTTCCTGCTTCCGGACCGCTCCGGAGGCCGAAGAGGCCATTGTCGACGCCGTGCGGTCACGGGAATTCGACTCCTATCCCCCCGACGTCGGCGTTCTTTCAGCGAGGAG gGCTATAGCGGAATATCTCTCCACTGATCTTCCATACAAGCTTTCCCCAGATGATGTTTATCTCACAGTTGGATGTGGACAAGCAATTGAACTCATAATAAAGGTCCTTGCTCGCCCTGGTGCCAACATTCTTCTCCCAAGACCTGGTTATGCGTTCTATGAAGCTCTTGATGCAGCTAACCATCTGGAATTCCGTCGGTTTGATCTTCTTCCCGAGAAGGTTTGGGAGGTTGATCTGGAGGGAGTCAAAGCTCTTGCAGATGAGAACACTGTTGCTATAGTTATCATCAACCCCGGCAATCCCTGTGGCAATGTCTTTACACACCAGCATCTGAAGAAG GTGGCGGAAACTGCAAGAATGCTCGGAATTCTTGTGATCGCTGATGAAGTATATGGCCACCTTGTTTTTGGGAGTAATCCTTTTGTGCCAATGGGAGTATTTGGGTCGATCACGCCTGTTATAACACTTGGATCTATATCAAAAAGATGGATTGTTCCTGGTTGGAGACTTGGCTGGCTTGTGACCAATGATCCTAATGGCATCCTCTGCAAATCCGGG ATTGTGGAAACCATTGTGAGTTATCTCAATATTTGTGCTGACCCTACAAGCTTCATTCAG GGGGCTGTTCCTCAAATCATTGAGAAAACGACAGATGATTTCTTCTCGAGAATTATTAGCTTACTCGGAAAAACTGCAGACATATGCTTTGATGGACTTGCAGATATCCCCTGCATTACTTGCCCACACAAGCCAGAAGGAGCCATGTCTGTAATG GTGAAACTAAATGTGTCTCTACTGGAAGACATTGATGATGATATGGATTTCTGTATGAAGCTGTCTAAAGAGGAATCGGTGATTATTTTGCCCG GTTTTGCTGTGGGAATGAAGAATTGGCTTCGTATAACTTTTGCCACTGAGCCTCCATCCCTTGAAGATGGGATTGGCAGGATCAAAGCCTTCTGCCAGAGGCATGCCAAGAAGCAGTAA
- the LOC117925821 gene encoding protein NUCLEAR FUSION DEFECTIVE 6, chloroplastic/mitochondrial-like isoform X4, which produces MATTTAGFAARSIFRSTSVRNAAARVASEAKAARSPLRISGNKPLSNRIFRCPVELSCVETMVPFHTATASALMTSMLSISRRGYGWLPEGI; this is translated from the exons ATGGCCACCACCACCGCCGGCTTCGCCGCCAGATCCATTTTTCGTTCCACCTCCGTCAGGAACGCGGCGGCGAGAGTCGCCTCCGAAGCCAAAGCTGCTCGTTCTCCACTACGCATCTCCGGCAATAAGCCTCTTTCCAATCGCATTTTCAG GTGTCCTGTTGAACTGAGTTGCGTGGAAACAATGGTGCCGTTCCACACTGCAACTGCTTCGGCATTGATGACTTCGATGCTCTCCATCTCTCGCCGCGGTTACGGTTGGCTTCCAGAAG GTATCTAG
- the LOC117926237 gene encoding reticulon-like protein B17 yields the protein MDSPPLSHQSEPRSGTKSASRLTRTGEIDQGGQERPKISLDLSTLSPSKTLSPSNPLPLHELLLLSPSPLRRSRTRLTERIDMGEEPLEATGSRRRCKSRISQMGVLGCASPRNARRPRRRVEQDVREDKDFGMAEEMGKLRKRRHSGRSRKEKLSLVPSVPSSSSSPKANEDDLSNLHRIGQLVTDLIMWKDASKSTFWFGFGSVCFLSSCFTRGISFSIFSAISQLGLLFLGLSFFSNSLYQRDNVEKRREFKLKEDDILRVARAILPATNLAISKTIQLFSGEPSMTLKVAPFFLVGAEYGHLLTVRRLCALGFFISFTIPKLYSCYSAQINTRVEYLKGWVVEAWGACSHKKIVAASAVTVFWNLSAIKTRIFAAFISLVILRYHRQQSEANMEEREAEGEEKEQQQQPQLTMVVGGGGGGGGSQK from the exons ATGGACTCTCCACCTCTCTCTCACCAATCTGAGCCTCGATCTGGGACTAAATCAGCCTCCCGCCTCACTCGGACTGGGGAAATCGATCAAGGAGGCCAAGAAAGGCCTAAAATCTCTCTCGATCTCAGCACACTGTCACCAAGTAAAACTCTGTCTCCTTCTAATCCTCTTCCTCTCCACGAACTCTTACTTCTTTCGCCTTCGCCGCTTCGAAGATCGAGAACCCGGCTCACTGAAAGGATAGACATGGGGGAAGAGCCTCTAGAGGCCACTGGATCTCGAAGGCGGTGCAAGAGCAGAATTAGCCAGATGGGGGTATTGGGGTGTGCTTCTCCAAGGAATGCCCGAAGGCCTCGGAGGAGGGTGGAGCAAGATGTGAGAGAAGACAAGGATTTTGGTATGGCGGAGGAGATGGGAAAGTTGAGGAAAAGGCGGCATAGCGGGCGGTCGAGGAAGGAGAAGTTGAGTTTGGTTCCCTCTGTTCCTTCTTCAAGTTCATCTCCAA AAGCCAATGAAGATGACCTCAGTAACCTACACAGAATCGGGCAGCTAGTCACTGATTTGATAATGTGGAAAGATGCTTCCAAATCAACCTTTTGGTTCGGTTTTGGCTCTGTTTGCTTCCTCTCCTCCTGTTTTACCAGAGGAATAAGCTTTAG TATTTTCTCGGCAATCTCCCAGCTGGGACTTTTATTTCTCGGTTTGTCGTTCTTCTCAAACTCACTGTACCAAAG GGATAATGTTGAAAAGAGACGCGAGTTTAAGCTCAAGGAAGACGACATTTTGCGAGTGGCCAGAGCTATACTTCCAGCTACAAATCTTGCCATTTCAAAGACAATACAACTTTTTTCAGGGGAACCATCCATGACCCTCAAG GTTGCCCCATTCTTCCTTGTGGGAGCTGAGTATGGCCATCTTCTAACAGTAAGGAGACTCTGTGCACTCG GGTTTTTCATCAGCTTCACCATCCCAAAGCTTTACTCTTGCTACTCTGCTCAGATAAACACGCGAG TTGAGTACTTGAAAGGGTGGGTGGTGGAAGCATGGGGAGCCTGCTCTCACAAGAAGATAGTTGCAGCATCAGCAGTCACAGTATTTTGGAATCTATCTGCTATCAAAACACGGATTTTTGCAG CATTTATATCTCTGGTAATACTCCGATATCATCGGCAGCAATCAGAAGCAAACATGGAAGAAAGGGAAGCAGAAGGAGAGGAAAAagagcagcagcagcagccacAACTCACAATGGTTgtgggaggaggaggaggaggaggaggatcCCAGAAGTAG
- the LOC117927377 gene encoding nicotianamine aminotransferase 1-like isoform X2 yields the protein MENGAAERWGFRGNQVLDKAASITVRGVLRKVISNLNPQDRRPVITLGQGDPSAFSCFRTAPEAEEAIVDAVRSREFDSYPPDVGVLSARRAIAEYLSTDLPYKLSPDDVYLTVGCGQAIELIIKVLARPGANILLPRPGYAFYEALDAANHLEFRRFDLLPEKVWEVDLEGVKALADENTVAIVIINPGNPCGNVFTHQHLKKVAETARMLGILVIADEVYGHLVFGSNPFVPMGVFGSITPVITLGSISKRWIVPGWRLGWLVTNDPNGILCKSGIVETIVSYLNICADPTSFIQGAVPQIIEKTTDDFFSRIISLLGKTADICFDGLADIPCITCPHKPEGAMSVMYHCR from the exons ATGGAGAATGGAGCAGCGGAGAGATGGGGTTTCCGGGGAAACCAAGTATTGGACAAAGCAGCCTCCATCACCGTGAGGGGAGTTCTGAGAAAAGTTATATCTAATCTCAATCCACAAGATCGCAGGCCTGTCATTACTCTTGGCCAAGGTGACCCATCTGCCTTTTCCTGCTTCCGGACCGCTCCGGAGGCCGAAGAGGCCATTGTCGACGCCGTGCGGTCACGGGAATTCGACTCCTATCCCCCCGACGTCGGCGTTCTTTCAGCGAGGAG gGCTATAGCGGAATATCTCTCCACTGATCTTCCATACAAGCTTTCCCCAGATGATGTTTATCTCACAGTTGGATGTGGACAAGCAATTGAACTCATAATAAAGGTCCTTGCTCGCCCTGGTGCCAACATTCTTCTCCCAAGACCTGGTTATGCGTTCTATGAAGCTCTTGATGCAGCTAACCATCTGGAATTCCGTCGGTTTGATCTTCTTCCCGAGAAGGTTTGGGAGGTTGATCTGGAGGGAGTCAAAGCTCTTGCAGATGAGAACACTGTTGCTATAGTTATCATCAACCCCGGCAATCCCTGTGGCAATGTCTTTACACACCAGCATCTGAAGAAG GTGGCGGAAACTGCAAGAATGCTCGGAATTCTTGTGATCGCTGATGAAGTATATGGCCACCTTGTTTTTGGGAGTAATCCTTTTGTGCCAATGGGAGTATTTGGGTCGATCACGCCTGTTATAACACTTGGATCTATATCAAAAAGATGGATTGTTCCTGGTTGGAGACTTGGCTGGCTTGTGACCAATGATCCTAATGGCATCCTCTGCAAATCCGGG ATTGTGGAAACCATTGTGAGTTATCTCAATATTTGTGCTGACCCTACAAGCTTCATTCAG GGGGCTGTTCCTCAAATCATTGAGAAAACGACAGATGATTTCTTCTCGAGAATTATTAGCTTACTCGGAAAAACTGCAGACATATGCTTTGATGGACTTGCAGATATCCCCTGCATTACTTGCCCACACAAGCCAGAAGGAGCCATGTCTGTAATG tACCACTGCAGGTGA
- the LOC117925821 gene encoding protein NUCLEAR FUSION DEFECTIVE 6, chloroplastic/mitochondrial-like isoform X2: protein MATTTAGFAARSIFRSTSVRNAAARVASEAKAARSPLRISGNKPLSNRIFRCPVELSCVETMVPFHTATASALMTSMLSISRRGYGWLPEGQDKTR, encoded by the exons ATGGCCACCACCACCGCCGGCTTCGCCGCCAGATCCATTTTTCGTTCCACCTCCGTCAGGAACGCGGCGGCGAGAGTCGCCTCCGAAGCCAAAGCTGCTCGTTCTCCACTACGCATCTCCGGCAATAAGCCTCTTTCCAATCGCATTTTCAG GTGTCCTGTTGAACTGAGTTGCGTGGAAACAATGGTGCCGTTCCACACTGCAACTGCTTCGGCATTGATGACTTCGATGCTCTCCATCTCTCGCCGCGGTTACGGTTGGCTTCCAGAAG GCCAAGACAAGACTAGATGA
- the LOC117925821 gene encoding protein NUCLEAR FUSION DEFECTIVE 6, chloroplastic/mitochondrial-like isoform X3, with product MATTTAGFAARSIFRSTSVRNAAARVASEAKAARSPLRISGNKPLSNRIFRCPVELSCVETMVPFHTATASALMTSMLSISRRGYGWLPEACNDDV from the exons ATGGCCACCACCACCGCCGGCTTCGCCGCCAGATCCATTTTTCGTTCCACCTCCGTCAGGAACGCGGCGGCGAGAGTCGCCTCCGAAGCCAAAGCTGCTCGTTCTCCACTACGCATCTCCGGCAATAAGCCTCTTTCCAATCGCATTTTCAG GTGTCCTGTTGAACTGAGTTGCGTGGAAACAATGGTGCCGTTCCACACTGCAACTGCTTCGGCATTGATGACTTCGATGCTCTCCATCTCTCGCCGCGGTTACGGTTGGCTTCCAGAAG CTTGCAATGATGATGTGTGA
- the LOC117927377 gene encoding tyrosine aminotransferase-like isoform X1 has product MENGAAERWGFRGNQVLDKAASITVRGVLRKVISNLNPQDRRPVITLGQGDPSAFSCFRTAPEAEEAIVDAVRSREFDSYPPDVGVLSARRAIAEYLSTDLPYKLSPDDVYLTVGCGQAIELIIKVLARPGANILLPRPGYAFYEALDAANHLEFRRFDLLPEKVWEVDLEGVKALADENTVAIVIINPGNPCGNVFTHQHLKKVAETARMLGILVIADEVYGHLVFGSNPFVPMGVFGSITPVITLGSISKRWIVPGWRLGWLVTNDPNGILCKSGIVETIVSYLNICADPTSFIQGAVPQIIEKTTDDFFSRIISLLGKTADICFDGLADIPCITCPHKPEGAMSVMVKLNVSLLEDIDDDMDFCMKLSKEESVIILPGKKQRI; this is encoded by the exons ATGGAGAATGGAGCAGCGGAGAGATGGGGTTTCCGGGGAAACCAAGTATTGGACAAAGCAGCCTCCATCACCGTGAGGGGAGTTCTGAGAAAAGTTATATCTAATCTCAATCCACAAGATCGCAGGCCTGTCATTACTCTTGGCCAAGGTGACCCATCTGCCTTTTCCTGCTTCCGGACCGCTCCGGAGGCCGAAGAGGCCATTGTCGACGCCGTGCGGTCACGGGAATTCGACTCCTATCCCCCCGACGTCGGCGTTCTTTCAGCGAGGAG gGCTATAGCGGAATATCTCTCCACTGATCTTCCATACAAGCTTTCCCCAGATGATGTTTATCTCACAGTTGGATGTGGACAAGCAATTGAACTCATAATAAAGGTCCTTGCTCGCCCTGGTGCCAACATTCTTCTCCCAAGACCTGGTTATGCGTTCTATGAAGCTCTTGATGCAGCTAACCATCTGGAATTCCGTCGGTTTGATCTTCTTCCCGAGAAGGTTTGGGAGGTTGATCTGGAGGGAGTCAAAGCTCTTGCAGATGAGAACACTGTTGCTATAGTTATCATCAACCCCGGCAATCCCTGTGGCAATGTCTTTACACACCAGCATCTGAAGAAG GTGGCGGAAACTGCAAGAATGCTCGGAATTCTTGTGATCGCTGATGAAGTATATGGCCACCTTGTTTTTGGGAGTAATCCTTTTGTGCCAATGGGAGTATTTGGGTCGATCACGCCTGTTATAACACTTGGATCTATATCAAAAAGATGGATTGTTCCTGGTTGGAGACTTGGCTGGCTTGTGACCAATGATCCTAATGGCATCCTCTGCAAATCCGGG ATTGTGGAAACCATTGTGAGTTATCTCAATATTTGTGCTGACCCTACAAGCTTCATTCAG GGGGCTGTTCCTCAAATCATTGAGAAAACGACAGATGATTTCTTCTCGAGAATTATTAGCTTACTCGGAAAAACTGCAGACATATGCTTTGATGGACTTGCAGATATCCCCTGCATTACTTGCCCACACAAGCCAGAAGGAGCCATGTCTGTAATG GTGAAACTAAATGTGTCTCTACTGGAAGACATTGATGATGATATGGATTTCTGTATGAAGCTGTCTAAAGAGGAATCGGTGATTATTTTGCCCGGTAAGAAGCAAAGAATCTGA
- the LOC117925821 gene encoding protein NUCLEAR FUSION DEFECTIVE 6, chloroplastic/mitochondrial-like isoform X1 translates to MATTTAGFAARSIFRSTSVRNAAARVASEAKAARSPLRISGNKPLSNRIFRCPVELSCVETMVPFHTATASALMTSMLSISRRGYGWLPEACNDDA, encoded by the exons ATGGCCACCACCACCGCCGGCTTCGCCGCCAGATCCATTTTTCGTTCCACCTCCGTCAGGAACGCGGCGGCGAGAGTCGCCTCCGAAGCCAAAGCTGCTCGTTCTCCACTACGCATCTCCGGCAATAAGCCTCTTTCCAATCGCATTTTCAG GTGTCCTGTTGAACTGAGTTGCGTGGAAACAATGGTGCCGTTCCACACTGCAACTGCTTCGGCATTGATGACTTCGATGCTCTCCATCTCTCGCCGCGGTTACGGTTGGCTTCCAGAAG CTTGCAATGATGATGCATGA